One segment of Passer domesticus isolate bPasDom1 chromosome 24, bPasDom1.hap1, whole genome shotgun sequence DNA contains the following:
- the RPS6KA1 gene encoding ribosomal protein S6 kinase alpha-1 isoform X4 — protein sequence MLRLLFRSKPRIQEAKSDITWIEKDLVDSADKGEGVVQEINITHHVKEGSEKADPSQFELLKVLGQGSFGKVFLVRKITPPDTNHLYAMKVLKKATLKVRDRLRTKIERDILADVNHPFVVKLHYAFQTEGKLYLILDFLRGGDLFTRLSKEVMFTEEDVKFYLAELALGLDHLHSLGIIYRDLKPENILLDEEGHIKLTDFGLSKEAIDHEKKAYSFCGTVEYMAPEVVNRQGHSHSADWWSYGVLMFEMLTGALPFQGKDRKETMTLILKAKLGMPQFLSAEAQSLLRALFKRNPANRLGSGPDGAEEIKRHPFYSTIDWNKLYRREIKPPFKPAVGQPDDTFYFDTEFTSRTPKDSPGVPPSAGAHQLFRGFSFVATGLMEDGKVHPPQPALHSVVQQLHGKNVQFSDGYVVKEAIGVGSYSVCKRCIHKATNMEYAVKVIDKSKRDPSEEIEILLRYGQHPNIITLKDVYDDGKYVYLVTELMRGGELLDKILRQKFFSEREASSVLHMICKTVEYLHSQGVVHRDLKPSNILYVDKSGNPESIRICDFGFAKQLRAENGLLMTPCYTANFVAPEVLKRQGYDEGCDIWSLGVLLYTMLAGCTPFANGPSDTPEEILTRIGGGKFSISGGNWDTISDMAKDLVSKMLHVDPHQRLTAKQVLQHPWITQKDSLPQSQLNHQDIQLVKGAMAATYSALNSSKPSPQLKPIESSILAQRRVKKLPSTTL from the exons GGGGAAGGTGTCGTGCAGGAAATCAACATCACACACCATGTGAAGGAGGGCTCTGAGAAGGCTGATCCCTCACAGTTTGAGCTGCTGAAGGTGCTGGGACAGGGCTCTTTTGGCAAG GTTTTCTTGGTGAGAAAAATAACTCCCCCAGACACCAACCACCTCTATGCTATGAAAGTGCTCAAGAAGGCAACACTGAAAG TGCGGGACCGACTGAGGACAAAGATAGAAAGGGACATCCTGGCTGATGTCAACCACCCCTTTGTGGTGAAACTCCACTATG CATTCCAGACGGAGGGGAAGCTGTACCTCATCTTGGATTTCCTCAGAGGAGGTGACCTTTTCACTCGGCTTTCCAAAGAG GTGATGTTCACTGAGGAGGATGTGAAGTTCtacctggcagagctggcactgggacTCGACCACTTGCACAGCCTGGGGATCATCTACAGGGACCTCAAGCCAGAGAA CATCCTCTTGGATGAAGAGGGGCACATCAAACTCACAG ATTTTGGTTTGAGTAAGGAGGCCATAGACCACGAGAAGAAAGCCTACTCCTTCTGTGGGACTGTGGAGTACATGGCTCCGGAGGTGGTCAATCGCCAGGGCCACTCGCACAGTGCTGACTGGTGGTCCTACGGGGTCCTCATG tttgaaATGCTTACGGGGGCACTGCCCTTTCAGGGGAAGGACCGTAAGGAGACGATGACCCTCATCCTCAA AGCGAAACTGGGCATGCCACAGTTCCTGAGCGCCGAGGCTCAGAGTCTCCTGCGAGCCCTTTTCAAAAGGAATCCAGCCAACAGATTAG GGTCTGGGCCAGATGGGGCAGAGGAGATCAAGCGCCACCCTTTCTACTCCACCATCGACTGGAAT AAGCTGTACCGCAGGGAAATCAAACCCCCTTTCAAGCCTGCAGTGGGCCAGCCAGATGACACGTTTTATTTTGACACAGAGTTCACGTCACGGACACCAAAAG ATTCCCCGGGTGTGCCCCCGAGTGCAGGGGCCCATCAGCTCTTCCGAGGCTTCAGTTTCGTGGCAACCGGGTTAATGGAGGATGGCAAAGTccaccctccccagcctgccctgcattcAGTCGTGCAG cagctgcacggCAAGAACGTCCAGTTCAGCGACGGGTACGTGGTGAAGGAGGCCATCGGCGTGGGCTCCTACTCCGTCTGCAAACGCTGCATCCACAAGGCCACCAACATGGAGTACGCGGTCAAG GTGATTGACAAGAGCAAGCGAGACCCTTCTGAGGAGATCGAGATCCTGCTGCGGTACGGGCAGCACCCAAACATCATCACCCTGAAAGAT GTGTACGATGATGGGAAGTACGTGTACCTGGTGACCGAGCTCATGAGGGGAGGGGAGCTGCTGGATAAAATCCTCAGACAGAAATTCTTCTCGGAGAGAGAAGCCAGTTCAGTCCTGCACATGATCTGTAAAACAGTGGAGTATCTGCATTCCCAAGGG GTGGTTCACAGGGACCTGAAGCCCAGCAATATCCTCTACGTGGATAAATCAGGGAACCCCGAGAGCATCCGAATCTGTGACTTTGGCTTTGCCAAGCAGCTCAGGGCTGAGAACGGGCTCCTCATGACCCCCTGTTACACAGCAAACTTCGTGGCACCCGAG GTCCTGAAACGCCAAGGCTACGACGAGGGCTGTGACATCTGGAGCCTGGGGGTCCTGCTGTACACGATGCTGGCAGG cTGCACTCCCTTTGCAAATGGTCCCAGTGACACTCCAGAAGAGATCCTGACACGGATAGGAGGGGGGAAGTTCTCCATCAGTGGGGGCAATTGGGACACTATTTCTGACATGGCCAAG GATCTGGTATCAAAGATGCTCCACGTAGATCCTCACCAGCGTCTCACAGCCAAGCAGGTCCTGCAGCATCCTTGGATAACCCAGAAGGACAGTTTACCCCAGAGCCAGCTCAATCACCAGGACATTCAGCTTGTAAAG GGCGCCATGGCTGCCACGTACTCGGCACTGAACAGCTCCAAGCCAAGCCCTCAGCTGAAGCCCATCGAATCCTCCATCCTGGCACAGAGGCGGGTGAAGAAGCTCCCCTCCACCACCCTGTGA
- the RPS6KA1 gene encoding ribosomal protein S6 kinase alpha-1 isoform X3, producing the protein MPLAQLAEPWPDMELVHLDTEAKSDITWIEKDLVDSADKGEGVVQEINITHHVKEGSEKADPSQFELLKVLGQGSFGKVFLVRKITPPDTNHLYAMKVLKKATLKVRDRLRTKIERDILADVNHPFVVKLHYAFQTEGKLYLILDFLRGGDLFTRLSKEVMFTEEDVKFYLAELALGLDHLHSLGIIYRDLKPENILLDEEGHIKLTDFGLSKEAIDHEKKAYSFCGTVEYMAPEVVNRQGHSHSADWWSYGVLMFEMLTGALPFQGKDRKETMTLILKAKLGMPQFLSAEAQSLLRALFKRNPANRLGSGPDGAEEIKRHPFYSTIDWNKLYRREIKPPFKPAVGQPDDTFYFDTEFTSRTPKDSPGVPPSAGAHQLFRGFSFVATGLMEDGKVHPPQPALHSVVQQLHGKNVQFSDGYVVKEAIGVGSYSVCKRCIHKATNMEYAVKVIDKSKRDPSEEIEILLRYGQHPNIITLKDVYDDGKYVYLVTELMRGGELLDKILRQKFFSEREASSVLHMICKTVEYLHSQGVVHRDLKPSNILYVDKSGNPESIRICDFGFAKQLRAENGLLMTPCYTANFVAPEVLKRQGYDEGCDIWSLGVLLYTMLAGCTPFANGPSDTPEEILTRIGGGKFSISGGNWDTISDMAKDLVSKMLHVDPHQRLTAKQVLQHPWITQKDSLPQSQLNHQDIQLVKGAMAATYSALNSSKPSPQLKPIESSILAQRRVKKLPSTTL; encoded by the exons GGGGAAGGTGTCGTGCAGGAAATCAACATCACACACCATGTGAAGGAGGGCTCTGAGAAGGCTGATCCCTCACAGTTTGAGCTGCTGAAGGTGCTGGGACAGGGCTCTTTTGGCAAG GTTTTCTTGGTGAGAAAAATAACTCCCCCAGACACCAACCACCTCTATGCTATGAAAGTGCTCAAGAAGGCAACACTGAAAG TGCGGGACCGACTGAGGACAAAGATAGAAAGGGACATCCTGGCTGATGTCAACCACCCCTTTGTGGTGAAACTCCACTATG CATTCCAGACGGAGGGGAAGCTGTACCTCATCTTGGATTTCCTCAGAGGAGGTGACCTTTTCACTCGGCTTTCCAAAGAG GTGATGTTCACTGAGGAGGATGTGAAGTTCtacctggcagagctggcactgggacTCGACCACTTGCACAGCCTGGGGATCATCTACAGGGACCTCAAGCCAGAGAA CATCCTCTTGGATGAAGAGGGGCACATCAAACTCACAG ATTTTGGTTTGAGTAAGGAGGCCATAGACCACGAGAAGAAAGCCTACTCCTTCTGTGGGACTGTGGAGTACATGGCTCCGGAGGTGGTCAATCGCCAGGGCCACTCGCACAGTGCTGACTGGTGGTCCTACGGGGTCCTCATG tttgaaATGCTTACGGGGGCACTGCCCTTTCAGGGGAAGGACCGTAAGGAGACGATGACCCTCATCCTCAA AGCGAAACTGGGCATGCCACAGTTCCTGAGCGCCGAGGCTCAGAGTCTCCTGCGAGCCCTTTTCAAAAGGAATCCAGCCAACAGATTAG GGTCTGGGCCAGATGGGGCAGAGGAGATCAAGCGCCACCCTTTCTACTCCACCATCGACTGGAAT AAGCTGTACCGCAGGGAAATCAAACCCCCTTTCAAGCCTGCAGTGGGCCAGCCAGATGACACGTTTTATTTTGACACAGAGTTCACGTCACGGACACCAAAAG ATTCCCCGGGTGTGCCCCCGAGTGCAGGGGCCCATCAGCTCTTCCGAGGCTTCAGTTTCGTGGCAACCGGGTTAATGGAGGATGGCAAAGTccaccctccccagcctgccctgcattcAGTCGTGCAG cagctgcacggCAAGAACGTCCAGTTCAGCGACGGGTACGTGGTGAAGGAGGCCATCGGCGTGGGCTCCTACTCCGTCTGCAAACGCTGCATCCACAAGGCCACCAACATGGAGTACGCGGTCAAG GTGATTGACAAGAGCAAGCGAGACCCTTCTGAGGAGATCGAGATCCTGCTGCGGTACGGGCAGCACCCAAACATCATCACCCTGAAAGAT GTGTACGATGATGGGAAGTACGTGTACCTGGTGACCGAGCTCATGAGGGGAGGGGAGCTGCTGGATAAAATCCTCAGACAGAAATTCTTCTCGGAGAGAGAAGCCAGTTCAGTCCTGCACATGATCTGTAAAACAGTGGAGTATCTGCATTCCCAAGGG GTGGTTCACAGGGACCTGAAGCCCAGCAATATCCTCTACGTGGATAAATCAGGGAACCCCGAGAGCATCCGAATCTGTGACTTTGGCTTTGCCAAGCAGCTCAGGGCTGAGAACGGGCTCCTCATGACCCCCTGTTACACAGCAAACTTCGTGGCACCCGAG GTCCTGAAACGCCAAGGCTACGACGAGGGCTGTGACATCTGGAGCCTGGGGGTCCTGCTGTACACGATGCTGGCAGG cTGCACTCCCTTTGCAAATGGTCCCAGTGACACTCCAGAAGAGATCCTGACACGGATAGGAGGGGGGAAGTTCTCCATCAGTGGGGGCAATTGGGACACTATTTCTGACATGGCCAAG GATCTGGTATCAAAGATGCTCCACGTAGATCCTCACCAGCGTCTCACAGCCAAGCAGGTCCTGCAGCATCCTTGGATAACCCAGAAGGACAGTTTACCCCAGAGCCAGCTCAATCACCAGGACATTCAGCTTGTAAAG GGCGCCATGGCTGCCACGTACTCGGCACTGAACAGCTCCAAGCCAAGCCCTCAGCTGAAGCCCATCGAATCCTCCATCCTGGCACAGAGGCGGGTGAAGAAGCTCCCCTCCACCACCCTGTGA
- the RPS6KA1 gene encoding ribosomal protein S6 kinase alpha-1 isoform X1 has product MPLAQLAEPWPDMELVHLDTENGQPAPEEGGNPPSQAKSDITWIEKDLVDSADKGEGVVQEINITHHVKEGSEKADPSQFELLKVLGQGSFGKVFLVRKITPPDTNHLYAMKVLKKATLKVRDRLRTKIERDILADVNHPFVVKLHYAFQTEGKLYLILDFLRGGDLFTRLSKEVMFTEEDVKFYLAELALGLDHLHSLGIIYRDLKPENILLDEEGHIKLTDFGLSKEAIDHEKKAYSFCGTVEYMAPEVVNRQGHSHSADWWSYGVLMFEMLTGALPFQGKDRKETMTLILKAKLGMPQFLSAEAQSLLRALFKRNPANRLGSGPDGAEEIKRHPFYSTIDWNKLYRREIKPPFKPAVGQPDDTFYFDTEFTSRTPKDSPGVPPSAGAHQLFRGFSFVATGLMEDGKVHPPQPALHSVVQQLHGKNVQFSDGYVVKEAIGVGSYSVCKRCIHKATNMEYAVKVIDKSKRDPSEEIEILLRYGQHPNIITLKDVYDDGKYVYLVTELMRGGELLDKILRQKFFSEREASSVLHMICKTVEYLHSQGVVHRDLKPSNILYVDKSGNPESIRICDFGFAKQLRAENGLLMTPCYTANFVAPEVLKRQGYDEGCDIWSLGVLLYTMLAGCTPFANGPSDTPEEILTRIGGGKFSISGGNWDTISDMAKDLVSKMLHVDPHQRLTAKQVLQHPWITQKDSLPQSQLNHQDIQLVKGAMAATYSALNSSKPSPQLKPIESSILAQRRVKKLPSTTL; this is encoded by the exons GGGGAAGGTGTCGTGCAGGAAATCAACATCACACACCATGTGAAGGAGGGCTCTGAGAAGGCTGATCCCTCACAGTTTGAGCTGCTGAAGGTGCTGGGACAGGGCTCTTTTGGCAAG GTTTTCTTGGTGAGAAAAATAACTCCCCCAGACACCAACCACCTCTATGCTATGAAAGTGCTCAAGAAGGCAACACTGAAAG TGCGGGACCGACTGAGGACAAAGATAGAAAGGGACATCCTGGCTGATGTCAACCACCCCTTTGTGGTGAAACTCCACTATG CATTCCAGACGGAGGGGAAGCTGTACCTCATCTTGGATTTCCTCAGAGGAGGTGACCTTTTCACTCGGCTTTCCAAAGAG GTGATGTTCACTGAGGAGGATGTGAAGTTCtacctggcagagctggcactgggacTCGACCACTTGCACAGCCTGGGGATCATCTACAGGGACCTCAAGCCAGAGAA CATCCTCTTGGATGAAGAGGGGCACATCAAACTCACAG ATTTTGGTTTGAGTAAGGAGGCCATAGACCACGAGAAGAAAGCCTACTCCTTCTGTGGGACTGTGGAGTACATGGCTCCGGAGGTGGTCAATCGCCAGGGCCACTCGCACAGTGCTGACTGGTGGTCCTACGGGGTCCTCATG tttgaaATGCTTACGGGGGCACTGCCCTTTCAGGGGAAGGACCGTAAGGAGACGATGACCCTCATCCTCAA AGCGAAACTGGGCATGCCACAGTTCCTGAGCGCCGAGGCTCAGAGTCTCCTGCGAGCCCTTTTCAAAAGGAATCCAGCCAACAGATTAG GGTCTGGGCCAGATGGGGCAGAGGAGATCAAGCGCCACCCTTTCTACTCCACCATCGACTGGAAT AAGCTGTACCGCAGGGAAATCAAACCCCCTTTCAAGCCTGCAGTGGGCCAGCCAGATGACACGTTTTATTTTGACACAGAGTTCACGTCACGGACACCAAAAG ATTCCCCGGGTGTGCCCCCGAGTGCAGGGGCCCATCAGCTCTTCCGAGGCTTCAGTTTCGTGGCAACCGGGTTAATGGAGGATGGCAAAGTccaccctccccagcctgccctgcattcAGTCGTGCAG cagctgcacggCAAGAACGTCCAGTTCAGCGACGGGTACGTGGTGAAGGAGGCCATCGGCGTGGGCTCCTACTCCGTCTGCAAACGCTGCATCCACAAGGCCACCAACATGGAGTACGCGGTCAAG GTGATTGACAAGAGCAAGCGAGACCCTTCTGAGGAGATCGAGATCCTGCTGCGGTACGGGCAGCACCCAAACATCATCACCCTGAAAGAT GTGTACGATGATGGGAAGTACGTGTACCTGGTGACCGAGCTCATGAGGGGAGGGGAGCTGCTGGATAAAATCCTCAGACAGAAATTCTTCTCGGAGAGAGAAGCCAGTTCAGTCCTGCACATGATCTGTAAAACAGTGGAGTATCTGCATTCCCAAGGG GTGGTTCACAGGGACCTGAAGCCCAGCAATATCCTCTACGTGGATAAATCAGGGAACCCCGAGAGCATCCGAATCTGTGACTTTGGCTTTGCCAAGCAGCTCAGGGCTGAGAACGGGCTCCTCATGACCCCCTGTTACACAGCAAACTTCGTGGCACCCGAG GTCCTGAAACGCCAAGGCTACGACGAGGGCTGTGACATCTGGAGCCTGGGGGTCCTGCTGTACACGATGCTGGCAGG cTGCACTCCCTTTGCAAATGGTCCCAGTGACACTCCAGAAGAGATCCTGACACGGATAGGAGGGGGGAAGTTCTCCATCAGTGGGGGCAATTGGGACACTATTTCTGACATGGCCAAG GATCTGGTATCAAAGATGCTCCACGTAGATCCTCACCAGCGTCTCACAGCCAAGCAGGTCCTGCAGCATCCTTGGATAACCCAGAAGGACAGTTTACCCCAGAGCCAGCTCAATCACCAGGACATTCAGCTTGTAAAG GGCGCCATGGCTGCCACGTACTCGGCACTGAACAGCTCCAAGCCAAGCCCTCAGCTGAAGCCCATCGAATCCTCCATCCTGGCACAGAGGCGGGTGAAGAAGCTCCCCTCCACCACCCTGTGA
- the RPS6KA1 gene encoding ribosomal protein S6 kinase alpha-1 isoform X2, producing MPLAQLAEPWPDMELVHLDTENGQPAPEEGGNPPSQAKSDITWIEKDLVDSADKGEGVVQEINITHHVKEGSEKADPSQFELLKVLGQGSFGKVFLVRKITPPDTNHLYAMKVLKKATLKVRDRLRTKIERDILADVNHPFVVKLHYAFQTEGKLYLILDFLRGGDLFTRLSKEVMFTEEDVKFYLAELALGLDHLHSLGIIYRDLKPENILLDEEGHIKLTDFGLSKEAIDHEKKAYSFCGTVEYMAPEVVNRQGHSHSADWWSYGVLMFEMLTGALPFQGKDRKETMTLILKAKLGMPQFLSAEAQSLLRALFKRNPANRLGSGPDGAEEIKRHPFYSTIDWNKLYRREIKPPFKPAVGQPDDTFYFDTEFTSRTPKDSPGVPPSAGAHQLFRGFSFVATGLMEDGKVHPPQPALHSVVQLHGKNVQFSDGYVVKEAIGVGSYSVCKRCIHKATNMEYAVKVIDKSKRDPSEEIEILLRYGQHPNIITLKDVYDDGKYVYLVTELMRGGELLDKILRQKFFSEREASSVLHMICKTVEYLHSQGVVHRDLKPSNILYVDKSGNPESIRICDFGFAKQLRAENGLLMTPCYTANFVAPEVLKRQGYDEGCDIWSLGVLLYTMLAGCTPFANGPSDTPEEILTRIGGGKFSISGGNWDTISDMAKDLVSKMLHVDPHQRLTAKQVLQHPWITQKDSLPQSQLNHQDIQLVKGAMAATYSALNSSKPSPQLKPIESSILAQRRVKKLPSTTL from the exons GGGGAAGGTGTCGTGCAGGAAATCAACATCACACACCATGTGAAGGAGGGCTCTGAGAAGGCTGATCCCTCACAGTTTGAGCTGCTGAAGGTGCTGGGACAGGGCTCTTTTGGCAAG GTTTTCTTGGTGAGAAAAATAACTCCCCCAGACACCAACCACCTCTATGCTATGAAAGTGCTCAAGAAGGCAACACTGAAAG TGCGGGACCGACTGAGGACAAAGATAGAAAGGGACATCCTGGCTGATGTCAACCACCCCTTTGTGGTGAAACTCCACTATG CATTCCAGACGGAGGGGAAGCTGTACCTCATCTTGGATTTCCTCAGAGGAGGTGACCTTTTCACTCGGCTTTCCAAAGAG GTGATGTTCACTGAGGAGGATGTGAAGTTCtacctggcagagctggcactgggacTCGACCACTTGCACAGCCTGGGGATCATCTACAGGGACCTCAAGCCAGAGAA CATCCTCTTGGATGAAGAGGGGCACATCAAACTCACAG ATTTTGGTTTGAGTAAGGAGGCCATAGACCACGAGAAGAAAGCCTACTCCTTCTGTGGGACTGTGGAGTACATGGCTCCGGAGGTGGTCAATCGCCAGGGCCACTCGCACAGTGCTGACTGGTGGTCCTACGGGGTCCTCATG tttgaaATGCTTACGGGGGCACTGCCCTTTCAGGGGAAGGACCGTAAGGAGACGATGACCCTCATCCTCAA AGCGAAACTGGGCATGCCACAGTTCCTGAGCGCCGAGGCTCAGAGTCTCCTGCGAGCCCTTTTCAAAAGGAATCCAGCCAACAGATTAG GGTCTGGGCCAGATGGGGCAGAGGAGATCAAGCGCCACCCTTTCTACTCCACCATCGACTGGAAT AAGCTGTACCGCAGGGAAATCAAACCCCCTTTCAAGCCTGCAGTGGGCCAGCCAGATGACACGTTTTATTTTGACACAGAGTTCACGTCACGGACACCAAAAG ATTCCCCGGGTGTGCCCCCGAGTGCAGGGGCCCATCAGCTCTTCCGAGGCTTCAGTTTCGTGGCAACCGGGTTAATGGAGGATGGCAAAGTccaccctccccagcctgccctgcattcAGTCGTGCAG ctgcacggCAAGAACGTCCAGTTCAGCGACGGGTACGTGGTGAAGGAGGCCATCGGCGTGGGCTCCTACTCCGTCTGCAAACGCTGCATCCACAAGGCCACCAACATGGAGTACGCGGTCAAG GTGATTGACAAGAGCAAGCGAGACCCTTCTGAGGAGATCGAGATCCTGCTGCGGTACGGGCAGCACCCAAACATCATCACCCTGAAAGAT GTGTACGATGATGGGAAGTACGTGTACCTGGTGACCGAGCTCATGAGGGGAGGGGAGCTGCTGGATAAAATCCTCAGACAGAAATTCTTCTCGGAGAGAGAAGCCAGTTCAGTCCTGCACATGATCTGTAAAACAGTGGAGTATCTGCATTCCCAAGGG GTGGTTCACAGGGACCTGAAGCCCAGCAATATCCTCTACGTGGATAAATCAGGGAACCCCGAGAGCATCCGAATCTGTGACTTTGGCTTTGCCAAGCAGCTCAGGGCTGAGAACGGGCTCCTCATGACCCCCTGTTACACAGCAAACTTCGTGGCACCCGAG GTCCTGAAACGCCAAGGCTACGACGAGGGCTGTGACATCTGGAGCCTGGGGGTCCTGCTGTACACGATGCTGGCAGG cTGCACTCCCTTTGCAAATGGTCCCAGTGACACTCCAGAAGAGATCCTGACACGGATAGGAGGGGGGAAGTTCTCCATCAGTGGGGGCAATTGGGACACTATTTCTGACATGGCCAAG GATCTGGTATCAAAGATGCTCCACGTAGATCCTCACCAGCGTCTCACAGCCAAGCAGGTCCTGCAGCATCCTTGGATAACCCAGAAGGACAGTTTACCCCAGAGCCAGCTCAATCACCAGGACATTCAGCTTGTAAAG GGCGCCATGGCTGCCACGTACTCGGCACTGAACAGCTCCAAGCCAAGCCCTCAGCTGAAGCCCATCGAATCCTCCATCCTGGCACAGAGGCGGGTGAAGAAGCTCCCCTCCACCACCCTGTGA